One window from the genome of Corynebacterium sp. SCR221107 encodes:
- a CDS encoding YwiC-like family protein, whose product MSQPTSKRKAHWIPNQHGAWAMLVTPAVAGAITGLGLSGGRGAGVVVLIFGAWFAGYFAFFAFGQWARARTPARKAPYRAPMLIPGAISLACVAAVVAARPGLVWFAPLFAPLVAIAVWETLRHRPRSLASGVATTIASALVFPALVAAVSPGLELPGELWLATGFLAAYFTGTIPFVKTMIRERRSNGYLFASIAYHGLMAACVALAWGRLPVVAASLMLVVAVWALVRAVAFPLSMRRGRAWSPKAIGMAEVPLCVLAGLAVVLVGLGLGA is encoded by the coding sequence GTGTCGCAACCAACAAGCAAGCGCAAGGCGCACTGGATACCCAACCAACACGGCGCCTGGGCGATGCTGGTCACCCCGGCCGTCGCCGGGGCGATCACCGGCCTAGGGCTCAGCGGCGGACGGGGCGCGGGCGTGGTGGTACTTATCTTCGGCGCGTGGTTCGCGGGATACTTCGCCTTCTTCGCCTTCGGGCAGTGGGCGCGCGCCCGAACGCCCGCCCGCAAGGCACCCTACCGCGCCCCGATGCTCATCCCGGGAGCGATCAGCCTGGCCTGCGTAGCCGCCGTCGTGGCGGCCCGGCCTGGGCTTGTGTGGTTCGCGCCGCTGTTTGCCCCGCTCGTGGCGATCGCCGTGTGGGAGACGCTGCGACATCGACCGCGCTCGCTGGCCTCGGGGGTGGCCACCACGATCGCCTCCGCGTTAGTGTTTCCCGCGCTGGTCGCGGCGGTGTCGCCGGGGCTGGAGTTGCCGGGCGAGCTGTGGTTGGCCACCGGCTTCCTGGCGGCGTATTTCACCGGCACGATCCCCTTTGTCAAGACCATGATCCGCGAGCGCCGCAGTAACGGATACCTTTTCGCTTCGATTGCCTATCACGGGCTCATGGCGGCGTGCGTGGCGCTGGCGTGGGGTCGCCTGCCGGTGGTGGCGGCTAGCTTGATGCTGGTGGTGGCGGTGTGGGCGCTGGTGCGCGCGGTCGCGTTTCCGCTGTCGATGCGCCGCGGGCGGGCGTGGAGCCCGAAGGCCATCGGCATGGCGGAGGTTCCTTTGTGCGTGCTCGCGGGGCTGGCCGTGGTGCTAGTGGGGCTAGGCTTGGGGGCATGA
- a CDS encoding HNH endonuclease signature motif containing protein, giving the protein MNPIDQLTQLFNQPLVLLEATAALGGTRQLKAHGMVAFLATTLGSYAKTYFGATSCSRLQADTLAAIEGHGLDFDYLHEIEKQAARIKDERAKWRLRHHLATELAPGVPLREFARQAREHTTALLPTRPKLKKTYQVQRNANDLWKITIIGEPEDIDRIEHLIKNADDPARELLDEDKATVVKVLRPVVTIPLDALDTLIDGTGDEAVFACSDGIRRTSTQLARSKLEPHFYVGLIHPVEGPVDLVRTSRFPNEKQRILAKVESPACVHPTCNKPADYCQIHHIHPWNQGGTTTSSNLTVLCPFHNGRNDDDPTAPKHGRVERIDGAPVWVYPPWHHKAL; this is encoded by the coding sequence ATGAACCCGATCGACCAGCTCACCCAGCTGTTCAACCAGCCGCTTGTGCTGCTTGAAGCAACCGCCGCCCTCGGCGGTACTAGGCAGCTGAAGGCGCACGGCATGGTCGCCTTTCTTGCCACCACACTCGGCTCCTACGCCAAGACCTACTTTGGCGCCACCTCCTGCTCGCGCCTCCAGGCCGACACCCTTGCCGCCATCGAGGGCCACGGCCTCGACTTCGACTATCTCCACGAGATAGAGAAGCAGGCGGCCCGCATCAAGGACGAACGCGCCAAATGGCGCCTGCGCCACCACCTGGCCACCGAACTCGCGCCCGGCGTACCGCTGCGCGAGTTCGCCCGTCAGGCCCGCGAGCACACAACGGCGCTCCTGCCGACGCGGCCCAAGCTGAAGAAGACGTACCAGGTTCAACGCAACGCCAACGACCTATGGAAGATCACCATCATCGGCGAGCCCGAGGACATCGACCGCATCGAACACCTCATCAAAAACGCCGACGACCCCGCCCGAGAGCTGCTTGACGAAGACAAGGCAACCGTCGTCAAGGTGCTGCGCCCCGTGGTCACCATCCCCCTCGACGCCCTCGACACCCTCATCGACGGCACCGGCGACGAGGCCGTCTTTGCCTGCTCCGACGGGATAAGAAGAACCAGCACCCAGCTGGCCCGCTCCAAGCTCGAACCCCACTTCTATGTCGGGCTGATCCACCCCGTCGAAGGCCCTGTCGACCTGGTGCGCACGAGCCGATTCCCCAACGAGAAGCAACGCATCCTCGCCAAAGTGGAATCCCCCGCCTGCGTACACCCCACCTGCAACAAGCCCGCCGACTACTGCCAGATCCACCACATCCACCCCTGGAACCAAGGAGGAACCACCACCAGCTCCAACCTCACCGTCTTGTGCCCCTTCCACAACGGAAGAAACGACGACGACCCCACCGCCCCGAAGCACGGCCGCGTCGAACGCATAGACGGCGCCCCGGTCTGGGTCTACCCGCCCTGGCACCACAAGGCGCTCTAA
- a CDS encoding ATP-binding protein, producing the protein MRSDELQELVEQLRKRGTDNQQVEVKAAFSGLPKGIVESVSAFANGSGGTIILGLDENAGFITSDQFRHAKISDALAEVLSNKLTPPVRPATLETLPFEDGWVVVAEVLPAEPHEKPVFVTTKGRYQGSFIRTNDGDHRLSNYEIDRMLEQVHQPRWDRELVSEATLDDLDAKLLESLIAREREARPRLLGKTPKEKLLQRLNIAHADESQRLRPTLAALLALGEYPQQFFPQLSVVFTHYKGVTKASDESGVRYLNSLVLEGPIPAMVFDVVETVKKSSPRGAIIKDSLRHDLFDFPPAAVREAVTNALLHRDYSPGARGTQVQVNLYLDRLEVLNPGGLYGPVTVESLGQDGQSSSRNEVLARLLESTPYEEGGFVAENRGSGYQEILDKLQQELLPPPAPHSNLNGFRLEFFKRKPTPAEQASREWGSTRKVVLDYLAQHSSASSRDLAAAAGVVLATVRRTVNILIDEGIVERTEPNRSPKQRYRLVRAERS; encoded by the coding sequence ATGCGTTCTGATGAGCTTCAGGAACTGGTTGAGCAACTGCGCAAACGTGGAACGGATAATCAGCAGGTAGAGGTCAAAGCTGCTTTTAGTGGTCTACCGAAGGGGATCGTCGAGTCGGTTTCGGCATTCGCCAATGGTTCTGGCGGCACCATCATTCTGGGGCTTGATGAGAATGCAGGCTTTATCACTTCAGATCAATTCCGCCACGCAAAGATTAGTGATGCGCTCGCAGAGGTGCTCAGTAACAAGCTCACACCGCCCGTGCGACCTGCAACATTGGAAACACTTCCTTTTGAGGATGGTTGGGTGGTAGTCGCTGAAGTGTTGCCCGCAGAACCGCACGAAAAGCCGGTTTTTGTCACGACGAAGGGGCGTTACCAAGGTTCGTTCATCCGTACAAATGATGGAGATCATCGGCTCTCTAACTATGAGATAGATCGGATGTTGGAACAGGTTCATCAGCCAAGGTGGGACCGCGAACTTGTTTCTGAAGCCACTCTTGATGACCTTGACGCGAAGTTGTTGGAGTCCTTGATTGCGCGGGAACGCGAGGCTCGTCCGAGGCTATTGGGGAAAACACCCAAAGAAAAGCTGTTACAGCGTCTCAACATTGCGCACGCGGATGAGTCGCAACGGCTACGTCCAACCTTGGCTGCGCTGCTTGCTCTTGGAGAGTATCCCCAGCAGTTTTTCCCTCAATTGTCGGTTGTATTTACCCATTACAAGGGAGTAACCAAGGCAAGCGATGAGTCTGGTGTCCGCTACTTAAATTCGCTTGTTCTCGAAGGGCCAATTCCTGCGATGGTATTTGATGTCGTAGAGACAGTAAAGAAGTCATCGCCTCGGGGAGCAATTATCAAGGATTCGCTTCGCCACGATCTGTTTGATTTTCCTCCTGCAGCAGTTCGTGAAGCGGTGACGAATGCGCTTTTACACCGCGATTACTCCCCAGGTGCAAGAGGAACACAAGTACAGGTCAACTTGTATCTAGATCGATTGGAGGTGCTTAACCCAGGCGGGCTCTATGGGCCGGTGACGGTGGAATCTCTCGGGCAGGATGGCCAAAGTAGCTCGAGGAACGAGGTGTTGGCTCGTTTACTTGAGTCGACTCCGTATGAGGAAGGAGGATTCGTCGCCGAGAACCGGGGGTCGGGCTATCAGGAAATTCTGGATAAGCTTCAGCAGGAGTTGCTGCCTCCGCCTGCGCCGCACAGCAATCTCAATGGATTCCGGCTCGAATTTTTCAAACGCAAGCCCACTCCTGCTGAACAGGCATCGAGAGAGTGGGGCTCAACCCGCAAGGTCGTTCTCGACTATCTCGCACAGCACAGCTCCGCATCGTCTAGAGACTTGGCCGCCGCTGCTGGTGTAGTCCTGGCCACGGTGCGTCGAACGGTGAATATCCTCATAGATGAAGGAATAGTCGAAAGAACTGAGCCGAATAGGAGTCCTAAGCAGCGCTACCGCTTGGTGCGCGCTGAAAGGTCCTGA
- a CDS encoding FAD/NAD(P)-binding protein produces the protein MSRSLNIAIIGAGAAGLYTASQLMCSPAPGGLRLHLLDQQPAPLGLLAARGTGAPVIATPGKVTFFGNITVGTDVTLGELESIYDAVIDTTSLSEPVTEFTLRALIDIARAQQWNARETKRARVTLKDLINTRALPATAWKNPLHLPGSRSLAQWQRLLETAHGVPVCF, from the coding sequence ATGAGCCGCTCACTCAACATCGCAATCATCGGCGCCGGCGCAGCCGGCCTCTACACCGCCAGCCAGCTCATGTGCTCCCCCGCACCGGGCGGGCTGCGCCTCCACCTCCTCGACCAGCAACCCGCGCCCCTGGGCCTGCTCGCCGCCCGCGGCACCGGCGCCCCCGTCATTGCCACCCCGGGCAAGGTCACCTTCTTCGGCAACATCACCGTGGGCACCGACGTCACGCTTGGTGAGCTGGAGTCCATCTACGACGCGGTCATCGACACCACCTCGCTCAGCGAGCCGGTCACCGAGTTCACCCTCCGCGCCCTCATCGACATCGCCCGCGCCCAGCAGTGGAACGCCCGCGAAACCAAGCGCGCGCGGGTCACCCTGAAGGACCTCATCAACACCCGCGCCCTGCCCGCGACCGCGTGGAAGAACCCCCTGCATCTGCCCGGCTCCCGTAGCCTCGCGCAGTGGCAGCGCCTGCTCGAGACCGCCCACGGCGTCCCGGTCTGCTTCTAG
- a CDS encoding nitrite/sulfite reductase, with amino-acid sequence MTTPTKTSRRPQKSEGQWKIDGQKPLNADERIKQEDGGLSARQRVIDIYSKQGFSSIPAEDLAPRFKWLGLYTQRRQDLGGEYTGQLENSELQDEFFMLRVRFDGGRVTPQQLRTVGEISRDYARSTADFTDRQNIQLHWVRIEDVPAIWDKLEANGLSTLLGCGDVPRVVLGSPVAGVAADEIIDGTPAIDEIVNNYLPREEFHNLPRKFKTAITGNARQDVTHEIQDISFIASVHPEFGPGFECYVGGGLSTNPMLAQSLGAWIPLERVPEVWAAVARVFRDYGFRRLRNRARLKFLVAQWGIEKFREVLETEYLDTPLIDGPHVPENPGSRDHLGLHKQKDGKFYLGVKPTVGHATGEQLIAIADVAEKFGITRLRTTPDKELLFLDIEESDVEALSAALDETGLYSKPSEFRRGIVSCTGLEFCKLAHVTTKARAIELVDDLEERVGDLDVPIRISLNGCPNSCARTQVADIGFKGQTVTDAEGNRVEGFQVHLGGSLGLHPDFGRKLRGHKVTSTEVGDYVVRLVTKYKEQRTEGEQFREWVLRAAEEDLQ; translated from the coding sequence ATGACCACCCCAACGAAGACGAGTCGTCGTCCACAGAAGTCTGAAGGACAGTGGAAGATCGACGGACAAAAGCCGTTGAACGCCGACGAACGCATCAAGCAGGAAGACGGCGGCCTGTCCGCGCGCCAGCGTGTCATTGATATCTACTCCAAGCAGGGCTTTAGCTCCATCCCGGCGGAGGACCTGGCGCCGCGCTTTAAGTGGCTGGGCCTGTACACCCAGCGTCGTCAGGACTTAGGCGGCGAGTACACCGGCCAGCTGGAGAACTCCGAGCTGCAGGACGAGTTCTTCATGCTGCGCGTGCGCTTCGACGGCGGCCGGGTCACCCCGCAGCAGCTGCGCACCGTGGGCGAGATTTCCCGCGACTACGCCCGCTCGACCGCGGACTTCACCGACCGCCAGAACATCCAGCTGCACTGGGTGCGCATCGAGGATGTCCCGGCCATCTGGGACAAGCTCGAGGCCAACGGCCTGTCCACCCTGTTAGGGTGCGGCGACGTCCCGCGCGTGGTGCTGGGCTCCCCAGTCGCAGGCGTTGCCGCCGACGAGATCATCGACGGCACCCCGGCCATCGACGAGATCGTCAACAATTACCTCCCGCGCGAAGAGTTCCACAACCTGCCGCGCAAGTTCAAGACCGCGATCACCGGCAACGCCCGCCAGGACGTGACCCACGAGATCCAGGACATCTCCTTTATCGCCTCCGTGCACCCGGAGTTCGGGCCGGGCTTCGAGTGCTATGTCGGCGGCGGCCTGTCCACCAACCCGATGCTGGCCCAGTCGCTGGGCGCGTGGATCCCGCTCGAACGGGTGCCCGAGGTGTGGGCCGCGGTAGCCCGCGTCTTCCGCGACTACGGCTTCCGCCGCCTGCGCAACCGCGCGCGCCTGAAGTTCCTCGTTGCGCAGTGGGGCATCGAGAAGTTCCGCGAGGTGCTCGAGACCGAGTACCTGGACACCCCGCTCATCGACGGCCCCCACGTGCCGGAGAACCCAGGCTCGCGCGATCACCTCGGCCTGCACAAGCAGAAGGACGGCAAGTTCTACCTCGGCGTCAAGCCGACCGTGGGACACGCCACCGGCGAGCAGCTCATCGCGATCGCCGACGTTGCAGAGAAGTTCGGCATCACCCGCCTGCGCACCACCCCAGACAAGGAGCTGCTCTTCCTCGACATCGAGGAAAGCGACGTCGAGGCCCTGTCGGCGGCCCTGGATGAGACTGGCTTGTACTCCAAGCCGAGCGAGTTCCGCCGCGGCATCGTCTCCTGCACCGGCCTGGAGTTCTGCAAGCTGGCGCACGTGACCACCAAGGCCCGCGCCATCGAGCTGGTAGACGACCTCGAGGAGCGCGTCGGCGACCTGGACGTGCCGATCCGCATCTCGCTCAACGGCTGCCCCAACTCCTGCGCCCGCACGCAGGTCGCCGACATCGGCTTCAAGGGACAGACCGTCACCGACGCCGAGGGCAACCGCGTCGAGGGCTTCCAGGTCCACCTGGGCGGCTCGCTGGGCCTGCACCCGGACTTCGGGCGCAAGCTGCGCGGGCACAAGGTGACCTCCACCGAGGTGGGCGACTACGTGGTGCGCCTGGTCACCAAGTACAAGGAGCAGCGCACCGAGGGCGAGCAATTCCGCGAGTGGGTGCTGCGCGCCGCCGAGGAGGATCTGCAATGA
- a CDS encoding NAD(P)-dependent malic enzyme — protein sequence MTYFDLPFQPDELTDEAIFAAHEGGKLAVASARPLRSRHDLSLAYTPGVARVCKAIEADESLYPRYTGTGRTVAVISDGTAVLGLGNIGPKGAMPVMEGKCQLFSSFVDLNAIPIVIDETDTDKLIAAIAAIAPSFGAINLEDISAPRCFEIERRLDEMLDIPVFHDDQHGTAIVLTAGIRNACALTGRRLEDLRVVISGAGAAGIACCKMLLGAGVTDIILLDSKGVIHPDREGGLHPVKQEIAEITNPRRITDREQAFEGASVFIGLSRGKVGEDLLVRMADKPFLFSLANPDPEILPELAAKYASVVATGRSDLPNQINNVLAFPGIFEGALKAQATAITPAMKLAASEAIASIVGEDLATDYIIPSALDTRVAPAVAAAVERAAAAQ from the coding sequence ATGACGTATTTCGATCTCCCCTTCCAGCCGGACGAACTGACCGATGAGGCCATCTTTGCCGCTCACGAAGGCGGAAAGCTGGCGGTCGCCTCGGCGCGCCCGCTGCGCTCACGCCATGACCTTTCGCTGGCCTACACCCCCGGCGTTGCGCGCGTATGCAAGGCCATCGAGGCCGACGAGTCGCTCTACCCGCGCTACACCGGCACCGGCCGCACCGTCGCCGTGATCTCCGACGGCACCGCCGTGCTCGGCCTAGGCAACATCGGCCCCAAGGGCGCCATGCCGGTCATGGAGGGCAAGTGCCAGCTGTTTTCCTCCTTCGTCGACCTCAACGCCATCCCGATCGTCATCGATGAGACCGACACCGACAAGCTCATCGCTGCCATCGCGGCGATCGCCCCTTCCTTCGGCGCGATCAACCTGGAGGACATCTCCGCGCCGCGCTGCTTCGAGATCGAGCGCCGTCTCGACGAGATGCTAGACATCCCCGTCTTCCACGACGACCAGCACGGCACCGCCATCGTGCTCACCGCAGGCATCCGCAACGCCTGCGCGCTCACCGGCCGCAGGCTCGAGGACCTTCGGGTGGTCATCTCCGGCGCGGGCGCTGCCGGTATCGCTTGTTGCAAAATGCTTCTGGGCGCTGGCGTCACGGACATCATCCTGCTCGACTCCAAGGGGGTTATCCACCCCGACCGCGAAGGCGGCCTGCACCCGGTCAAGCAGGAGATTGCCGAGATCACCAACCCGCGCCGGATCACCGACCGCGAGCAGGCCTTCGAGGGTGCCAGCGTGTTTATCGGCCTGTCCCGCGGCAAGGTCGGCGAGGACCTGCTGGTGCGCATGGCGGACAAGCCCTTCCTGTTCTCCCTGGCCAACCCGGACCCGGAGATCTTGCCGGAGCTGGCCGCCAAGTACGCCTCCGTGGTCGCCACCGGGCGTTCCGACCTGCCGAATCAGATCAACAACGTCTTGGCCTTCCCCGGCATCTTCGAGGGCGCGCTCAAGGCCCAGGCCACCGCGATCACCCCTGCCATGAAGCTGGCCGCCTCCGAGGCCATCGCCTCGATCGTGGGCGAGGACCTGGCCACGGACTACATCATCCCTTCCGCCTTGGATACCCGGGTCGCGCCGGCGGTCGCGGCCGCTGTGGAGCGCGCAGCGGCCGCGCAATAA
- a CDS encoding FAD-dependent oxidoreductase: MSTSSPLRVAVIGAGPAGIYASDILVKNTDGNVAIDLIEQMPAPFGLIRYGVAPDHPRIKGIITSLHRVLDTPQIRLLGNIHVGRDVTVEDLQSHYDAVIFATGAVGDRRIGIPGEDLEGVHGAGEFVGFYDGNPRFERDWDLSAKEVAVIGVGNVGLDVARILAKTGDELLVTEIPDNVYACLKENKAETVRVFGRRGPAQVKFSPQELKELDHSPTINVVVDPEDIDYDAASEQARRDSKSQDLVCQIIENYAIREPKQAPHTLQIHLFENPVEILGEDGKVVGLRTERTELTGDGQVRGTGKFTDWPVQAVYAAVGYRSDAIDGVPFNEVKNVISNDGGHVIDEDGEILPGLYTTGWIKRGPVGLIGNTKSDAKETIDMLLSDAAAGKLRTDFDGDFADFLAERGIDYTTWEGWHALDAAERALGEAEDRERKKIVEWADMVEASKARV; encoded by the coding sequence ATGAGCACCTCCTCCCCGCTTCGCGTCGCCGTCATCGGCGCAGGCCCAGCCGGTATCTACGCTTCCGACATCCTGGTGAAAAACACCGACGGCAACGTGGCCATCGACCTCATCGAGCAGATGCCCGCGCCTTTCGGCCTCATCCGCTACGGCGTGGCCCCCGACCACCCGCGCATCAAGGGCATTATCACCTCCCTGCACCGCGTGCTGGACACCCCGCAGATCCGCCTGCTGGGCAACATCCACGTCGGGCGCGACGTCACCGTTGAGGACCTCCAAAGCCACTACGACGCCGTCATCTTCGCCACCGGCGCCGTCGGCGACCGTCGCATCGGCATCCCGGGCGAGGACCTCGAGGGCGTGCACGGCGCCGGCGAGTTCGTCGGCTTCTACGACGGCAACCCCCGCTTCGAGCGCGACTGGGACCTGTCTGCAAAGGAAGTAGCCGTGATCGGCGTGGGCAACGTCGGCCTGGACGTCGCCCGCATCCTGGCCAAGACCGGCGACGAGCTACTGGTCACCGAGATCCCAGACAACGTCTACGCCTGCCTGAAGGAAAACAAGGCCGAGACCGTGCGCGTATTCGGCCGCCGCGGCCCGGCCCAGGTCAAATTCTCCCCGCAGGAGCTCAAGGAGCTCGACCACTCCCCGACCATCAACGTGGTCGTCGACCCTGAGGACATCGACTACGACGCCGCCTCCGAACAGGCCCGCCGCGATTCGAAGTCCCAGGACCTGGTCTGCCAGATCATCGAAAACTACGCCATCCGCGAGCCGAAGCAGGCCCCGCACACCCTCCAGATCCACCTATTCGAAAACCCGGTGGAGATCCTGGGCGAGGACGGCAAGGTGGTTGGCCTGCGCACCGAGCGCACCGAGCTGACCGGCGACGGCCAGGTCCGCGGCACCGGCAAGTTCACCGACTGGCCAGTCCAGGCGGTCTACGCCGCGGTGGGCTACCGCTCCGACGCCATCGACGGTGTGCCCTTCAATGAGGTCAAAAACGTCATCTCCAACGACGGCGGCCACGTCATCGACGAAGACGGCGAGATCCTGCCCGGCCTGTACACCACCGGCTGGATCAAGCGCGGCCCGGTGGGGCTGATCGGCAACACCAAGTCCGACGCCAAGGAAACCATCGATATGCTGCTTTCCGACGCCGCAGCCGGCAAGCTTCGCACCGACTTCGACGGCGACTTCGCCGACTTCCTCGCCGAGCGCGGCATCGACTACACCACCTGGGAGGGTTGGCACGCCCTCGACGCCGCCGAGCGCGCCCTCGGCGAGGCCGAGGATCGCGAGCGCAAGAAGATCGTCGAGTGGGCCGACATGGTCGAGGCCTCCAAGGCCCGCGTCTAA
- a CDS encoding nucleosidase, whose protein sequence is MTGPLFVAAVAGEAAHLPEGADVLITGIGTLNATMALTEALTRGPLPARVVNIGTAGSLIDGHGGVFEIREVLKHDFETSAIEQITGREFPNTLALGTPSGMLPTARLATGDSFINDSARRAQLARRADLVDMEGYAIAKVCQHFGVPVTLLKQVSDNADESSTATWADAVDQGARELAEAVRALGFS, encoded by the coding sequence ATGACTGGACCACTTTTTGTCGCCGCTGTTGCCGGCGAGGCCGCGCACCTGCCCGAGGGGGCGGACGTGCTGATCACGGGCATCGGTACCCTCAATGCCACCATGGCGTTGACGGAGGCGCTTACCCGCGGGCCGCTTCCTGCCCGCGTGGTCAACATCGGTACCGCTGGCTCGCTTATCGACGGCCACGGTGGCGTCTTCGAAATCCGAGAAGTACTCAAACACGACTTTGAGACCTCTGCCATCGAGCAGATCACGGGCCGGGAGTTCCCCAACACCCTGGCGCTGGGCACGCCAAGCGGGATGCTGCCGACCGCGCGGCTGGCCACCGGGGACTCCTTCATCAACGACTCCGCGCGCCGGGCACAGCTGGCGCGTCGCGCCGATCTGGTGGACATGGAAGGCTACGCCATTGCGAAGGTATGCCAGCACTTCGGCGTGCCGGTGACGCTGCTCAAGCAGGTCAGCGACAACGCCGACGAGTCCTCCACCGCCACCTGGGCGGACGCGGTGGACCAGGGCGCGCGCGAGCTAGCCGAGGCGGTGCGGGCACTCGGCTTTTCTTAG